The Cricetulus griseus strain 17A/GY chromosome 9, alternate assembly CriGri-PICRH-1.0, whole genome shotgun sequence genome has a segment encoding these proteins:
- the Smim17 gene encoding small integral membrane protein 17: MQSPRTEQTQGLLPRDSRAWEKPSHPTFPKDWEAVEVGASSCDSDEKDLSSQETGLSQEWSSVEEDDESEDSQGFMEWSKAPQQTTIVLVVCVLFLFLVLTGMPMMLHI, from the exons ATGCAGAGCCCCAGGACTGAGCAGACCCAGGGACTGCTGCCTCGGGACAGCCGGGCCTGGGAGAAGCCAAGCCACCCCACCTTCCCCAAGGACTGGGAGGCTGTGGAGGTCGGGGCCTCCAGCTGCGACAGCGATGAGAAAG ATCTGTCCTCTCAAGAGACTGGGCTGTCTCAGGAATGGAGCTCAGTGGAGGAAGATGATGAGTCGGAAGATTCCCAG ggCTTTATGGAGTGGTCCAAAGCTCCACAGCAAACAACCATCGTGTTGGTAGTATGTGTGCTGTTCCTGTTCTTGGTTTTAACTGGAATGCCAATGATGCTCCATATTTAA